From Pleurocapsa sp. PCC 7319:
GATGTTTTGGAAGCAGAACCCGAAGAAGATTGGCAGACCAATCCCCGTCAGTCTTTGCCTACTATTGCAGGACATCTTCAGTTTCAAGAAGTCAGCTTTCGTTATCATCCCGACGATCGAGCCAATGTTATCGAAAATCTGAACTTTGAAGTTCAGCCTGGAAAAACTGTAGCGATTGTTGGTCGCAGTGGTTCTGGCAAAACAACTATTGCCAAGCTGATTTTGGCATTGTACCCACCGACAGCAGGAAAAGTACTCGTCGATGGTCACGATCTAGCAAATGTCTCTCCTTCATCCTTACGTCGACAGGTAGGGGTAGTAGATCAGGCAAACTTTCTCTTTGGAGGCACAATTCGCGAAAACATCAGTGTTAAACATCCTGAAGCTACCCTCGAAGAAATTAGAGAAGCAGCAGAACAGGCAGGTGCTGATGAGTTTATTCAAAAACTCCCCCTTAAATACGAAACCCTTGTAGGGGAAAGAGGTGGCACACTCTCAGGAGGACAATGTCAACGTTTGGCGATCGCTCGTGCCCTATTAGGTAATCCCCGTTTGCTGATTTTAGATGAGGCGACCAGCAGTTTGGATGCTGAATCAGAACGAATAATTCAAAATAACCTCAAAACTATCATCAAAGATCGTACAACAATTATCATCGCTCACCGTCTTTCCACAATTCGACAAGCAGACATGATTTTAGTACTGGATCAGGGTGTTTTGGTAGAAAAAGGTACTCACGACGGTTTAATGAGCAAAAAAGGACATTACTTCTACCTCAACCAGCAACAACTAGCAGTGTCTCAGTAATTCTAATAATCAGATTAAAACCAAATCTATTTAAGCTCATGTCATATTCCCAACCAGAATCAGCTTTAGCTCTTGCTAATGGCAGAGTTAGACCCAAAATTCGCATCTTAATTATCGATCAGCAAAACCTAAGTAGCGAACTCCTCAAATGCCAACTCAAGCTCGAACCAAATATGTCAATTGTGGCAACGGTTAGTGACGAATTGGAAACCTTTGTCGCCATCCAAAGCTATGATCCTAATGTGGCGATCGTTGATGTCGATCTACCAGAAATTGATGGCTGTGCCTTAATCAAAAAAATCAGCCATAATTTCCCCCAGATTAAAATTGTAATTTTTACCAATAACCATCAATCAGATCAGATCAACAAAGCGCTTAGCCTGGGGGCGCAAGGAATTTTATATAAAAATTCTTACTCTGAAGAAACTAAAAAAGTTCTTAATACTATCAACAATATCAGTTCAAGAGATACGACACCAGAACTTTTCAATCGGGATAATTCTGTTGAACCAACAACTTCTAGCGATAACAATCATATTGACAATAATTCAGCAATAGTTCATTCACCCGGTACAGTAACATTTGAAACCGTAGAAGAGCGAGAAGATTGGTCCGCAGCAACCAAAGATCTCTTAGATTCACTACCCCGGGTTTGGACAAGGGGCTTACTATATTTCCTCATAATTGGGACAGGAATTATTTTGCCTTGGTCAATTCTGACCAAGGTCGATCAGACAGGAACCGCCCGTGGCAGACTAGAACCAAAAGATAAAGTTATTCATTTAGATGCTCCCGTAGCGGGAAAAATAGAAGCAATCACAGTTAAAGAAGGTGATAAAGTCAAAAAAGGTGCGATTTTAGCTGAATTAGCCTCTGAAATAGTTAATTCAGAACTAGAAGAATTACAAGACAAACGATTCGGACTTCAGCAAAGGTTGAGCCAACTAGAACTAATGTACAATCAGGCCCGAATTACGCTAAATACTAAAGAAGATGAAAACCAGGCCAGACTTTTAGAAAAGCAATCTCAGCTAGCTCAAGCACGGCAAAATCTTGATACCCTCAAAGCCCTTTACGAATCTCAAACAGGAGAAAAACTGGCACAGATTGAACAGGCAAAACAGGAAATAAATTCCAGTATAGCGGCGCGTAAAGAGGCAGAATTAGCCATGTTAGGTGCCCAGGAAAAAACTAGACGTTATCAAGCAGCCTATAGAGAAGGAGTAATTGCTCAAGATCGTTTTTTAGACGTCCAACAACAAGCTAAAGAAAATCAAGAACGGTTAGCTCAAGCAAGTTCGACCGTAGAACAAGCCAAGTCTCGACTCAAAGAGCAGCAAAATAGTTACCAAAATCTAATTAAGAAATCAAAAGCAGAAATTAAACAAGCCTCTCTGCGATTCGAAGAACAAAAACGTAGTGACCAAACTTTGATAGCCTCCAGCAAGTTAGAAAAGCTCAAAACAGAAGAACAGCTCCAAGAGTTACAATCTCAGATTACTAGTCTAACTAGCGAAATTGCTCAGACTAATAAGCAGCTACAATCTAGACAATTTCAATTAAAACAACGAGAACTAATTGCTCCCATTGACGGGATGGTTTTTCATATCCCTGCTAGAGGCAGAGGAGCAGTAGTTCAACCAGGAGAGAGAATGATCGAAATTGCACCACAAGACTCTGCTCTGGTTTTGCGCGCACAAATTCCTCCTGCAGATAGTGGATTTCTCCAGCAGGGAATGCCTGTCAAAATTAAATTTGATGCTTATCCTTTCCAGGATTACGGTGTTACCGAAGGCACATTAATTTCTGTATCACCAGACTCAAAAGTAACCGAAACTCCTCAAGGCGATCGGGAAAGTTATGAGCTAGAAATAGAATTAGCTCAACCCTATGTTTGGGATGAAGGCAAGCGTATAACCTTGACCCCTGGTCAAACTGCTACGGCTGAAATAATTATCCGTCAACGTCGCGTAATTGACTTTTTTATCGATCCCTTTAAGAAATTACAACAGGATGGCATGAAACTATAATCTCGATGTAAATTCCCAATCTAATCAGAACTTAGGCAGAAGAAAACACTCTTGTTGCTCCAAATTAACGTGATAAAATACTCAAGTAAAAACTATTATAACTATTTATATTGAACAAATAATTTACTCTCAGTTACTTAACAATCCCAAAACGTAACTGCAGATCGTATATCAAGTGAAACATAAATTAGGCAATCAACCATTTGTATAGATGATCTAAAGCAAGTCAAGATCGTCATTTCTGCTCCAACTTTAATCATATTTCTGAACTAATGATTAGAGGTCATTCTGTGGTGCAAATAATAGAGAAACTATATAAATAACCATGAAACAAACTTTAAAAATTAATCAAACAGCTATTGTTAATCATCTCAAACTTTCTCGGCAGCTAGATCG
This genomic window contains:
- a CDS encoding HlyD family efflux transporter periplasmic adaptor subunit; the encoded protein is MSYSQPESALALANGRVRPKIRILIIDQQNLSSELLKCQLKLEPNMSIVATVSDELETFVAIQSYDPNVAIVDVDLPEIDGCALIKKISHNFPQIKIVIFTNNHQSDQINKALSLGAQGILYKNSYSEETKKVLNTINNISSRDTTPELFNRDNSVEPTTSSDNNHIDNNSAIVHSPGTVTFETVEEREDWSAATKDLLDSLPRVWTRGLLYFLIIGTGIILPWSILTKVDQTGTARGRLEPKDKVIHLDAPVAGKIEAITVKEGDKVKKGAILAELASEIVNSELEELQDKRFGLQQRLSQLELMYNQARITLNTKEDENQARLLEKQSQLAQARQNLDTLKALYESQTGEKLAQIEQAKQEINSSIAARKEAELAMLGAQEKTRRYQAAYREGVIAQDRFLDVQQQAKENQERLAQASSTVEQAKSRLKEQQNSYQNLIKKSKAEIKQASLRFEEQKRSDQTLIASSKLEKLKTEEQLQELQSQITSLTSEIAQTNKQLQSRQFQLKQRELIAPIDGMVFHIPARGRGAVVQPGERMIEIAPQDSALVLRAQIPPADSGFLQQGMPVKIKFDAYPFQDYGVTEGTLISVSPDSKVTETPQGDRESYELEIELAQPYVWDEGKRITLTPGQTATAEIIIRQRRVIDFFIDPFKKLQQDGMKL